One window from the genome of Pseudomonas fluorescens encodes:
- a CDS encoding aromatic ring-hydroxylating dioxygenase subunit alpha, which produces MSFLRNVWYAAAWGVEVKAGALFQRTLLNEPVVFFRDTQGTAQAIADRCPHRFAPLGMGVLKGDAVQCPYHGLTFDGHGTCVHNPHGDGAIPRAAKVKAYPLVERHSLLWIWMGDTPQADAALIPDFSCMDNDNWYVGKRYLHAKANYVLETDNIMDLSHIEFLHPATLGGDGVKSALTNVREDGDTVWSNRQTVAEIMPEFLYKAWNIPQGIPVDRWIDVRWDAPANMLLFSGAVATGLPREQGVSTPIPHLFTPETETTTHYWFSVCFPKAMGEFAERLADEQVAAISQPFADEDLPMLEAQQRMMGDAGFWDLKPVLLIGDAGAIRARRVLDRLIAAEHSVGAQ; this is translated from the coding sequence ATGAGTTTTCTACGCAACGTCTGGTATGCGGCCGCCTGGGGCGTCGAGGTCAAGGCCGGGGCGCTGTTCCAACGAACCCTGCTCAATGAGCCCGTGGTGTTTTTCCGTGATACCCAAGGCACCGCTCAAGCCATTGCCGATCGGTGCCCACACCGTTTTGCGCCCTTGGGCATGGGCGTGCTCAAGGGCGATGCGGTGCAGTGTCCGTACCACGGCCTGACGTTTGATGGCCATGGCACCTGCGTGCACAACCCCCACGGCGATGGTGCTATTCCCCGGGCCGCCAAGGTCAAGGCCTATCCCCTGGTTGAACGGCATAGCTTGTTGTGGATCTGGATGGGCGATACGCCCCAGGCCGATGCGGCGCTGATCCCGGATTTCAGTTGCATGGACAATGACAATTGGTATGTCGGCAAACGCTACCTGCACGCCAAGGCCAACTACGTGCTGGAAACCGACAACATCATGGACCTGAGTCATATCGAGTTTCTGCACCCGGCTACGTTGGGTGGCGATGGTGTCAAGAGCGCGCTGACGAACGTCCGGGAGGACGGCGACACCGTCTGGTCCAATCGCCAAACTGTTGCGGAAATCATGCCTGAGTTTCTCTACAAGGCCTGGAACATCCCCCAAGGCATCCCGGTGGATCGTTGGATCGACGTGCGTTGGGATGCCCCTGCGAATATGTTGCTGTTCTCCGGTGCAGTGGCGACAGGGCTCCCCAGGGAGCAGGGCGTTTCCACGCCGATCCCCCATCTGTTCACCCCAGAGACCGAAACCACGACGCACTACTGGTTCTCAGTCTGTTTTCCCAAGGCGATGGGCGAGTTCGCCGAGAGACTCGCTGATGAGCAGGTGGCCGCGATCAGCCAGCCTTTTGCCGATGAAGATTTGCCAATGCTGGAGGCTCAGCAGCGGATGATGGGAGATGCGGGCTTCTGGGACCTTAAACCGGTCTTGCTGATCGGAGATGCCGGAGCCATTCGCGCGCGGCGCGTGCTCGATCGGCTGATTGCCGCTGAACATTCAGTGGGTGCCCAGTGA